One segment of Candidatus Binatia bacterium DNA contains the following:
- a CDS encoding VOC family protein has protein sequence MIGYVTIGTTDMEKCKGFWLELLEPLGAKLLMDIGRIAFIGEAMDKPILAPCIPYNEQDPQPGNGNMLAFGCQTTEQVNELHAKALSLGASDEGAPAERMPGFYGGYFRDLDGNKAVFFKMG, from the coding sequence ATGATCGGATACGTCACCATCGGCACAACGGATATGGAGAAGTGCAAGGGATTCTGGCTGGAACTCCTGGAGCCCCTTGGCGCCAAGCTCCTGATGGATATTGGTCGCATTGCCTTTATCGGAGAAGCGATGGACAAGCCGATACTGGCCCCCTGTATTCCCTACAACGAGCAAGACCCGCAGCCGGGCAACGGCAATATGCTCGCTTTCGGCTGCCAGACGACCGAGCAGGTCAATGAGCTTCATGCGAAAGCCCTGTCACTCGGGGCCAGCGACGAAGGCGCTCCGGCTGAGCGGATGCCTGGCTTTTACGGCGGTTATTTTCGCGACCTCGACGGCAACAAGGCTGTCTTTTTCAAGATGGGCTGA
- a CDS encoding alkene reductase, which produces MSLLNPTSLGALSLRNRIVMAPMTRSRADISGNPNDLMVTYYRQRASAGMIVSEGIYPSFGGQGYARTPGLVTPAHVAGWQQVTDAVHGEGGLMVAQLMHCGRIGHAANKHGRTVAPSAIRAQGKIYTEAHGLQPFDEPHPLSEKEVLDVIADYGRAAALAMDAGFDGVELHGTSGYLPVQFLCAGPNSREDAWGGSLENRIRFPLEVLRAMSEAAGADRVGLRICPGNPFNDLHDDDPETTFAGLLEALGGIGLAYLHIMRRPQAELDNIALARRYFDGPLVLNESFSLAEAAEAVAAGAGEAVSFARLFVSNPDLVRQAEEGGPLATFDRRTLYTPGPAGYIDY; this is translated from the coding sequence TTGTCTCTTTTGAATCCAACGAGTCTGGGCGCGCTATCCCTGCGCAATCGAATCGTGATGGCGCCCATGACCCGTTCGCGTGCTGATATTTCCGGCAACCCGAATGACCTCATGGTGACCTATTACCGTCAGCGTGCCTCGGCCGGGATGATCGTCAGTGAGGGCATCTACCCCAGTTTTGGCGGGCAGGGATACGCAAGGACGCCGGGCTTGGTGACGCCCGCGCATGTTGCCGGATGGCAGCAGGTCACCGATGCCGTTCATGGCGAGGGCGGGTTAATGGTCGCGCAGTTGATGCATTGCGGCCGGATCGGGCATGCCGCCAATAAGCACGGCAGAACCGTAGCGCCATCGGCGATACGCGCACAGGGAAAGATCTATACCGAGGCGCACGGCCTCCAGCCCTTTGATGAGCCACATCCATTATCCGAAAAAGAGGTTCTGGATGTGATTGCGGATTATGGTCGTGCGGCTGCTCTGGCGATGGATGCCGGCTTCGATGGTGTCGAATTGCACGGGACAAGTGGGTATCTGCCCGTACAATTTCTCTGCGCAGGCCCCAACAGCCGTGAGGACGCTTGGGGTGGTTCGCTTGAGAATCGGATCCGGTTCCCCCTCGAGGTCCTCCGAGCGATGTCCGAGGCCGCCGGTGCGGACCGAGTCGGACTGCGGATCTGCCCAGGGAATCCGTTCAATGACCTGCACGACGACGATCCCGAGACAACTTTTGCCGGTCTTCTTGAAGCGCTGGGGGGTATCGGCCTGGCGTATCTCCACATCATGCGAAGGCCGCAGGCCGAGTTGGATAATATCGCGCTTGCCCGGCGCTATTTCGATGGGCCGCTCGTCTTGAACGAGTCCTTCTCGCTGGCGGAAGCTGCCGAGGCGGTCGCTGCAGGCGCTGGCGAAGCGGTTTCCTTCGCTCGATTATTCGTCTCCAATCCCGATCTTGTTCGGCAGGCCGAGGAAGGAGGTCCGCTGGCAACTTTTGATCGCCGGACTTTGTATACGCCAGGGCCGGCAGGTTATATCGACTACTGA
- a CDS encoding glycosyltransferase family 39 protein → MVESRESFRAQRAHGAAHEGPAAPGTVADAWIACGLALLAAAVHWPLLLAVAGGCDEWHVLQIGVNLRHGDLLYTDTNHIAGPGSFYGMAALFSIFGESLLVARLTILVLFSGLVSVTYLLCRRLTGTTASILAALVLIALRLWTFPHFAIFHYATTALILVTIGFWTLRAHDNPSNPRIAAAGLVCGLAFLTKQDSGALGGAGAFLALLIGFALQRYRQPPGRSLPGKALVFIAAAATPFLLACLYFLARGGLGPYLWQTIYDPIFLNALFGAGAGPDAADYLDIPRLFPLGEQDPEVRRFLFSWMPGLVWDLHWRDILDSWIYRETSWLDLSLKLIYRLPTLVLLLEAILLAWRWLGGGKHQAPIDMLAARAAQLAFTAGVWMAFSKPRDWIHFSILLTAFLPILARQVDAFLRRLPGLWQPVFYLPAGAAFLLFLAGSAHLEVRALETFNTPVEGVRGTVWVRPEDAIAYQELINHLRETPEDQPVLVVPCLPVLSFLSDRPPLSRFIWLWPRDAYADRDQQIIADLEARPDTSIVYTLMHTPFAPRPQVTVPKLYDYLAENYRMAEVHGAPDRLSCGIAERRPPATTLDTTTGKHSEAPGASILLYRKLNQASARTDQNAQVPATDIAGVENWPLTRNVLFLEPGTERPNQLAITTHVPPAARLRTAAGVHPDRWQSLGPFPLRLAIEIRSKRGSETLFLEDFDVFRNPRERLWQEIDIDLSAWAGENVEIVFRATALGWNAGQKDLAGFAEPRILIGAPATETNRSPATIRP, encoded by the coding sequence ATGGTTGAGTCGCGCGAAAGCTTCCGGGCGCAAAGAGCACACGGGGCAGCACACGAGGGCCCCGCTGCACCCGGGACAGTCGCGGACGCGTGGATCGCATGCGGCCTGGCGCTCCTGGCAGCCGCCGTCCACTGGCCACTCCTGCTGGCTGTCGCCGGCGGATGCGACGAGTGGCATGTGCTGCAAATCGGCGTGAACCTCCGGCACGGAGATCTCCTCTACACAGACACCAACCATATTGCCGGTCCCGGCAGCTTCTACGGGATGGCCGCGCTCTTTTCGATCTTTGGGGAGAGTCTGCTGGTCGCCCGTCTCACGATACTTGTACTCTTCTCGGGACTCGTAAGCGTCACCTACCTGCTCTGCCGACGGCTGACCGGGACGACCGCGTCTATTCTGGCGGCACTTGTCCTGATCGCTCTTCGGCTATGGACGTTTCCTCATTTCGCGATCTTTCATTACGCCACGACCGCTCTCATCCTCGTCACGATCGGCTTCTGGACCCTCCGCGCCCACGACAACCCCTCAAATCCGAGAATCGCCGCCGCTGGACTTGTCTGCGGGTTGGCCTTCCTGACCAAGCAGGATTCCGGCGCATTGGGCGGAGCCGGTGCTTTCCTCGCCCTGCTGATCGGCTTCGCCCTCCAGCGCTATCGTCAACCTCCCGGCCGTTCGCTTCCGGGCAAGGCTCTCGTCTTTATCGCCGCCGCGGCAACACCATTCCTGCTCGCCTGTCTCTACTTTCTCGCCCGGGGAGGCCTCGGACCTTATCTCTGGCAAACGATCTACGATCCCATTTTTCTGAATGCTCTTTTTGGCGCGGGAGCAGGCCCCGATGCGGCCGACTATCTGGATATACCGCGCCTCTTCCCGCTGGGAGAGCAGGACCCTGAAGTGCGCAGGTTTCTTTTCAGCTGGATGCCGGGCCTCGTTTGGGATCTGCATTGGAGAGATATTCTCGACAGCTGGATCTATCGCGAAACTTCGTGGCTCGACCTGAGTCTGAAGCTGATCTATCGCCTGCCAACTTTGGTGCTTCTTCTCGAGGCTATTCTTCTCGCATGGCGCTGGCTCGGTGGCGGAAAACACCAGGCACCCATCGATATGCTTGCCGCCCGCGCCGCACAATTGGCATTCACCGCCGGAGTTTGGATGGCCTTTTCCAAGCCGCGCGACTGGATTCATTTCTCCATTCTCCTGACCGCCTTCCTGCCGATTCTGGCGCGCCAGGTCGATGCCTTCCTCCGACGCTTGCCGGGCCTATGGCAGCCGGTTTTCTATCTGCCCGCTGGCGCGGCCTTCCTGCTTTTCCTCGCAGGCAGCGCCCATCTCGAGGTCCGTGCTCTGGAAACCTTCAATACACCCGTCGAAGGCGTGCGAGGGACCGTTTGGGTGCGGCCAGAAGACGCGATTGCGTATCAGGAGTTGATCAACCACCTACGCGAAACCCCAGAGGACCAACCTGTTCTGGTCGTCCCCTGCCTGCCGGTTCTGAGCTTTCTTTCCGACCGCCCACCACTCTCGCGCTTCATCTGGCTCTGGCCGCGAGACGCGTATGCGGATCGGGACCAACAAATTATCGCCGACCTCGAGGCTCGCCCCGATACCAGCATCGTTTACACCCTGATGCACACACCCTTTGCCCCGCGCCCGCAAGTCACGGTACCGAAGCTTTACGACTATCTGGCCGAAAACTATCGGATGGCAGAAGTCCATGGAGCCCCCGACAGGCTCTCCTGCGGGATTGCCGAACGCCGCCCACCGGCAACCACGCTCGACACAACGACCGGGAAACACAGCGAGGCCCCGGGCGCGTCGATCCTGCTCTACCGGAAGCTCAACCAGGCCAGTGCGCGTACCGACCAGAACGCTCAGGTCCCCGCCACCGACATCGCCGGGGTCGAGAACTGGCCTCTTACAAGGAACGTGCTGTTCCTCGAACCGGGCACCGAGCGACCGAATCAGTTGGCCATCACCACACACGTGCCACCAGCCGCGCGGCTCCGAACCGCCGCCGGCGTTCATCCCGATCGCTGGCAAAGTCTGGGGCCCTTTCCCCTGCGGCTCGCGATTGAAATTCGCTCAAAACGCGGAAGCGAGACGCTGTTTCTCGAAGACTTCGACGTGTTCCGGAACCCCCGGGAGCGTCTCTGGCAGGAAATCGACATCGACCTCTCGGCGTGGGCTGGGGAAAATGTCGAGATCGTCTTTCGTGCGACGGCCTTGGGCTGGAATGCCGGACAAAAGGATCTGGCGGGCTTCGCCGAGCCGAGAATCCTGATCGGTGCCCCCGCAACGGAAACCAACCGTTCCCCGGCAACGATCCGGCCCTGA
- a CDS encoding SGNH/GDSL hydrolase family protein, with product MRSENQLRGEVVLALVTIGLFASTTIAENILAEGQFVAAGETADERGTESLIPVPRVTLPGAEKDVAGAPAADPENLASFDSGVAITYYSEGFPSGRFLRDGTPSAIPQAAVGQTPTRQIQRDYELDFARRLMRGEAVEGVFFGDSLLVQIGHSRRKWKPNRKVWSELAGDHAFLNAGAPSNRVRDTLSKVWLIAPTARLVAIQIGTNDHRVDRNESHPAETAEGIARLVAAALYRAPNAQILLVAIPPSTRDEAQIRKNLETNGLIRKLGDHARVFFVDPGEGFDPTKEKLLFDGIHFNQEGLKKWYATLAPWVRTALAGKPLPPTP from the coding sequence ATGCGCTCAGAAAATCAGCTCAGGGGCGAAGTTGTTCTTGCTCTGGTGACGATCGGGCTTTTCGCGAGCACGACCATTGCCGAAAACATATTGGCGGAGGGCCAATTCGTAGCTGCTGGAGAAACCGCCGATGAACGCGGCACAGAGTCATTGATTCCGGTGCCACGCGTGACTCTGCCGGGCGCCGAGAAGGATGTGGCTGGCGCGCCCGCAGCGGATCCGGAGAACCTGGCGAGTTTCGATAGCGGAGTTGCGATTACGTATTATAGCGAAGGCTTCCCGAGCGGGCGATTTTTACGCGATGGGACCCCCTCGGCAATCCCGCAGGCCGCGGTCGGCCAAACTCCCACGCGCCAGATCCAGAGAGATTATGAGCTCGATTTCGCTCGACGGCTCATGCGAGGCGAGGCTGTCGAAGGAGTCTTTTTCGGAGATTCCCTGTTGGTGCAAATTGGACATTCGCGACGAAAGTGGAAGCCCAATCGTAAGGTGTGGTCGGAGCTGGCTGGCGACCACGCGTTTCTGAACGCAGGCGCACCTTCAAATCGAGTGCGCGATACTTTGTCGAAAGTCTGGTTGATTGCACCCACGGCCCGTCTGGTCGCCATACAGATCGGCACCAATGACCACCGAGTTGACCGTAACGAGAGTCATCCCGCAGAAACGGCGGAAGGAATAGCCCGACTCGTGGCTGCAGCTTTGTATCGGGCCCCGAACGCACAAATTCTGCTGGTCGCCATTCCGCCATCGACCCGCGATGAGGCCCAGATCCGGAAGAATCTCGAAACCAATGGATTGATCCGTAAGCTCGGGGATCACGCGAGGGTCTTTTTTGTGGATCCGGGTGAAGGGTTCGATCCGACCAAGGAAAAGTTGCTGTTTGACGGGATCCATTTCAATCAAGAAGGGCTCAAAAAATGGTATGCCACGCTGGCTCCCTGGGTGCGCACCGCCCTGGCAGGCAAGCCGCTTCCGCCCACCCCCTGA